In the genome of Desulfofarcimen acetoxidans DSM 771, one region contains:
- a CDS encoding stalk domain-containing protein: protein MKKKITILIFCLLLIFVTSIAAANVDNIKLLVNGKDIQSDVAPLMQNDRVLVPIRIVAEALGCDVNWDSENSSVVITRSSGDKFLKGKNDASQSQPTIHTNFVKAVDLKAALDDSDMAKHPLVVDVRTQKDYDVSHIPGAVWIAEAQNIAEPGNLTKLEDALADHVAKGGKNEIVIYCYTGNTAGLAAGVLGDAGLNVKNMRFGYSIAWEGTRQADAPIFGPRVDKDGNPVAYETPVAK from the coding sequence TTGAAAAAGAAAATTACAATACTTATTTTTTGTTTGTTATTAATCTTCGTGACATCAATAGCTGCGGCTAACGTAGATAACATTAAGCTTTTAGTTAATGGTAAGGATATCCAATCAGATGTGGCACCATTGATGCAAAATGATCGTGTACTTGTACCTATTCGTATTGTTGCTGAAGCATTAGGCTGTGATGTAAATTGGGATTCAGAAAACAGTTCTGTTGTTATTACTCGATCCAGTGGGGATAAATTCTTAAAAGGGAAAAACGATGCCAGTCAGTCTCAGCCTACCATTCATACTAATTTTGTTAAGGCAGTGGATTTAAAAGCGGCTCTTGATGATAGTGATATGGCAAAACATCCATTAGTTGTTGATGTCAGGACCCAAAAAGATTATGACGTGAGTCATATCCCGGGAGCTGTTTGGATAGCCGAAGCTCAAAATATTGCAGAGCCGGGTAACTTGACAAAGCTTGAGGATGCGTTAGCTGATCATGTTGCTAAGGGTGGTAAAAATGAGATAGTTATTTATTGTTACACCGGGAATACTGCCGGCCTGGCAGCAGGCGTACTTGGGGATGCAGGGCTTAATGTAAAGAACATGCGTTTCGGCTATTCAATTGCATGGGAAGGTACTAGACAAGCCGATGCTCCTATTTTTGGCCCAAGAGTAGATAAAGATGGTAACCCGGTAGCATATGAAACTCCGGTTGCCAAATAG
- a CDS encoding nitroreductase family protein, producing METIEAIKSRRSIRKYKSDPIPEQTIRELLELAAWAPSGINSQPWAFVVLENKEYLKNLSDRAKAFLLEKLDAMPALEQYRNALANPNFNIFYDAPVLVIIYGDKNFFTYINDCSMAALNMMLAAYDKGLGSCWIGFASSIANTSEVKKELNVPERYEVVAPIILGYPDLSPGKGSRKELNIINWKK from the coding sequence ATGGAAACAATTGAAGCCATTAAATCGCGAAGAAGCATTCGCAAATACAAAAGTGACCCTATCCCAGAACAGACAATCAGAGAATTGCTGGAACTTGCTGCCTGGGCACCAAGTGGTATAAACAGTCAACCCTGGGCCTTTGTTGTTTTGGAGAACAAGGAATACCTTAAAAACCTTTCTGATCGAGCCAAGGCTTTTCTTTTGGAAAAATTAGACGCCATGCCAGCCCTTGAACAATACCGAAACGCTCTTGCTAATCCTAATTTTAATATTTTTTATGATGCTCCTGTTCTGGTTATAATTTATGGCGACAAGAACTTTTTTACATATATCAATGATTGCAGTATGGCTGCTCTTAATATGATGTTGGCCGCTTATGACAAAGGCCTCGGGAGTTGTTGGATTGGTTTTGCCAGTAGTATTGCAAATACCTCAGAAGTAAAAAAAGAATTAAATGTTCCGGAGCGATATGAAGTAGTGGCTCCCATTATTCTGGGATATCCTGATCTCTCTCCCGGAAAAGGCAGTAGAAAAGAATTAAATATTATCAATTGGAAGAAATAG
- a CDS encoding phosphomannomutase/phosphoglucomutase — translation MQGKNQIRNAFKAYDIRGRVPDELNEEIAYRVGRAYVDLFKARQVAVGYDVRLSSPPLAAALASGLNDAGCNVINIGNCGTEQVYFAAFHLNLDGGIMVTASHNPMDYNGMKLVRAGARPISGDSGLRELEERVVKGIFAPPTDLNPARGKVRKMDITVDYIEHLLSYVDLSALKPLTVVVNSGNGCAGPILDLLESRLPFRLIKVHHKPDGEFPNGIPNPLLPENREATAKVVKESKADVGIAWDGDFDRCFFFDEKGDFIEGYYIVGLLASALLCKNPEAKIIHDPRLTWNTIEMVQQAGGIPVLSKTGHAFIKERMRVEDAIYGGEMSAHHYFKNFAYCDSGMIPWLLVLEIMCRENTPLSKLIGKQMRKYPASGEINRKVANPTEILKKVEKHFIGKALIDHTDGLSLEFTDWRFNLRMSNTEPLLRLNVESRGNHQLMLQKTAELLAFIDA, via the coding sequence ATGCAGGGAAAAAACCAAATCCGAAATGCATTTAAAGCCTATGACATTCGTGGCCGGGTTCCGGATGAACTCAATGAAGAAATTGCCTACCGCGTCGGTCGTGCTTATGTGGATCTTTTCAAGGCGCGGCAAGTGGCTGTGGGTTATGACGTGCGTCTTTCCAGTCCGCCGCTGGCTGCTGCCTTAGCCAGCGGGCTTAATGACGCCGGCTGCAATGTTATCAATATCGGAAACTGCGGTACAGAGCAAGTTTATTTTGCTGCTTTTCATTTAAATCTGGACGGGGGAATAATGGTAACAGCCAGCCATAATCCCATGGACTATAACGGCATGAAGCTGGTGCGTGCGGGAGCCAGGCCCATAAGCGGGGACAGCGGATTAAGAGAGCTGGAGGAACGGGTAGTAAAAGGGATTTTTGCACCTCCAACAGATCTAAATCCAGCCAGGGGAAAAGTCCGTAAAATGGACATCACGGTTGATTACATTGAGCACCTGCTTTCTTATGTTGATCTATCGGCTTTAAAGCCTCTCACAGTGGTAGTTAATTCGGGCAACGGGTGTGCCGGGCCTATCCTTGATTTACTGGAAAGCCGTTTACCCTTCCGGCTAATTAAGGTTCATCATAAGCCGGACGGTGAATTTCCTAACGGTATTCCCAACCCATTGCTGCCTGAAAATCGTGAAGCCACAGCTAAGGTTGTTAAAGAAAGCAAAGCAGATGTTGGAATTGCCTGGGACGGCGACTTTGACCGTTGTTTCTTTTTTGACGAGAAAGGTGATTTCATCGAGGGTTATTATATAGTAGGTCTTCTGGCTAGCGCATTATTGTGTAAAAATCCGGAAGCCAAGATAATTCATGATCCCAGGCTTACCTGGAATACCATCGAGATGGTGCAGCAGGCGGGAGGCATACCGGTCTTAAGTAAAACAGGACATGCTTTTATAAAAGAACGCATGCGCGTGGAGGATGCCATTTACGGCGGTGAAATGTCAGCACATCACTATTTCAAAAACTTTGCCTATTGTGACAGCGGCATGATCCCCTGGTTGCTTGTTTTGGAAATTATGTGCAGAGAAAACACCCCCCTGTCAAAATTAATCGGCAAACAGATGCGCAAATACCCGGCCAGTGGTGAAATCAACCGTAAGGTAGCAAACCCGACAGAAATTCTAAAAAAAGTTGAGAAGCATTTTATCGGAAAAGCCCTTATTGATCATACTGACGGTTTAAGCTTGGAATTCACTGACTGGCGCTTTAACCTTCGCATGTCCAATACTGAACCACTACTGCGACTAAATGTTGAAAGCAGGGGCAACCATCAACTAATGCTGCAAAAAACAGCCGAACTGCTTGCTTTTATAGACGCCTGA